GAAGGATAATTTCACATGGACCCAAGAGGCAATGGAGGCCTTCGATGAGTTGAAGAGGGCTATGACAACCACCCTCTGTGCTAGCACTACTTAACTTTGAGAAGCCTTTTGAGATTTACACCGATGTTAGTGGTGAAGGGATAGTGATtgttttggttcaagaaaaaagaCCAATAGCCTTTATTTCTAAAGCACTTGGATCTATGAAGAAAGCTTGGAGTACCTATGCTAGGGAGATGCTAGCGGTTGTGCATGTCGTAAAGGTGTGGAGACCTTATTTGTTGGGAAGAAAGTTTACCATTGTCACAAATCAACAAGCAGTAAGGCATTTGCTTAAGCAAAAGATAGTGACACCCGAGCAACAAAAGTTCTTGGTGAAGTTGCTTAGTTTTGAATATGATATCATCTACCAACCGAGAAAAGAGAACAAAGTGGCAGACGCCTTGAGTAGGCATGAGGAGAGTTCATTACTGGAGGTAGATCATGGAGATGAGGAGAGGGTGTTGAGGGTTCCACAGttaattttggttaatttttgtaATCCTAAACCCAATCTTCATGCTAAAGAGCACATTGGTGATGACCACGTTTCTTCAATTTAAAGCTCATGTCGAATTGTAGTATAacacaaaaattaaacaattacaaacagaTTGGGGTGGTGAATTTCGATCATTCACTCAAATTCTCAAAAACTCTGGTATTAAACTCCGGGTAACATGTCCACATGCTCACACTCAAAAATGACATAGTGGAAAGAAAGCATAGACATATCGTGGACTTTGGACTAGCTCTTCTTGCTCACACCTCAATCCCTCTAAAATTTTGGCCCTACGCTTTCAAACATGCTATGAAATTGATTAATCTTCTTCCATCAACTTCTCTGGAAAATAAATCTCCCTTCTTTACATTGCACAAAACCGAACCTGACCTCCATTCGTTACATGTATTTGGTTTAGCCTGTTGGCCACTTACTAAGCTCTTTAATCAACACAAGTTTGATTATCGGCCCATTGAGTGTATTTATTTTGGATTGAGCTTGGCCCGTAAAGGCTCTATCTGCTACCACATACCCACTACACGCATCTATATTTCGAAGGACATCTGGCACAATGAAAATCACTTCCCTTTTGCACATCTGTCTCAACCCACCTATCCACCCAAGCCCACTCATGTTTCCTTGCCTATCCTCAATCCTCCTTTGGGCCAATCCAATCCTTCTCCATCAATCTTAGGGCCCATTCCTACTTCACCTCACTCCTTTAGCTCTCTTCCTCACAACTCGACACAACCACTTACACTGCAGCATGCACATTCAATTGTCACTCGCTCACAAACAGGTTCAGCTCGCCCACATCAGTTTACTGATGGTACTATCAATTGGTGTCGACCATGAGCTCACATAGCCACCACTGATCCATCAATTCCTGAAAAACCCATCATGTTTCTCCATTGCACAAAAATACCTCGAATGGAGGTATGCAATGACCAACGAGTTCAATGCCTTAATCACTAATGTTACCTAGATTCTTGTCCCTACCTCTCATGCTGTTGACATTCTCTCTTGTAAGTGGGTGTTCCGTACTAAGCATTTTGCAAATGGAAACATTGAATGCCAAAAAACAAGACTAGTTGCTAAGGAGTGTTTGCAGCAATCTGGCATTGACTATGAAGAGACCTTCAGCCCAGTTGTCAAGGCCACCATAATTCGTTTAATCCTTGCTCTCTCTGTTACAAATGGATGGCCCATTCATCAGTATGATGTACAAAATGCCTTTCTCCACAGACCACTTATTGAGACTATTTTCATGGCTCAACCACTAGGTTTCGCACATCCACAATTCTCAATAAACTTTGGAAAGCCATTTATGGCTTGAAACAATCTCCAAGAGCTTAGTACTCCCAGCTTAGTCAGAAACTAATTGATCTCGGGTTTAGAATTTCATCACCTCCCTCTTCACTAGAATTTCTGGAGATAATGCACTTTACGTGCTTGTATATGTCGATGATCTCCTTATTACAGGGTCTAATATGTTGCTAATTATAGATCTTCTACATACCTTATAGGTTGAATTTCTCATAACTGATCTAGGCAGACTACATTTCTTCTTTGGAAGTGAAGCTACACATACAACCAAAGGCCTAATGCTTAGCCAAAAGAAGTACATTGCAGATCTCTTGCAATGCACAAACATGATCTTGGCTAAGCCAGTGAAAACACCAATGGTCACATCAGAGAAATTGAGCCTTCACTCTAGCAACCTGTTTGAAGACCTGTCTCTTTACCGTAGAACTATAGGGTCCCTTCAATACCTCTACTTCACACGACCCGACTTAGCATTTGCCGTAAGTAAAGTATGCCAGTACATGCATACACCAAGAGTTCCCCACTGGCAAGCTATAAAAAGGATCTTGAGGTACCTCCAGCACACGTCTCAACTCGGATTGTTATTCACTAAGTCATCCACCATGAACCTTACTGCTTACACAGACACCGATTGGGCAAGATGCCCCGACGACAAACAATCCGCAAATGCCTACTTAATCTAATCTGGTTCTAATTTAATATCATGGTCATCTAAAAAGCAGCCTACGATTGCACGCTCATCAACCGGAGCAAAATTTAAGGTTGTTGCATTTTCATTTGGGTGCAACACTTGTGCAGGGATCTTGGCATCAATCTCATCTCTGCACCAACTCTCCTTTGTGAAAACCTAGTGGCCATGTACCTCTCATTAAATCCAGTGTTTCATGCTCGTACCAAGCATGTGGAGATcgattgtcacttcattcggGATAGGATTCTCAATAAGTCCTTGATAGTTTCGTTTATCTCAAGCAAGGATCAGTTAGCCGATGTCCTCACCAAACTATTTTCAGCTGCTCACTTTCAAACTCTGTGTTCAAGTCTGCACTTAATATCACTACCGCTTGCCTTGAGGGGGACTGTTCAAATAATACATGCAGCCCATGCAAATGCAAAGTCTGCAACTCGTGATAATGTAGCACATCAAACAAATGAAGAAGCACACACAGCAGAGTCCAGCCACAAGCAATCACGAACACCTTCTAGAATATCCACACCTGCAACAAATCACCCTTTATAGCACTAGCTTTGTATGTGCCTCTTTGCATGCCTTGTAGCACTAGTATTGTACACGCCTCTGCATAAATGCCATTCTATTATTTAGAATATTCTCATCTCAGACTTGTATATAAGGAGGCCTTGCCTCATTGTAAATCTCGTcgagaaatatataaaagtggaAGTTTTagcaaattttaaattaattaataattatatattaattataagttTATGATTTTCCTTTATGCAACCATCCTCCATTTTGGTACGGCAGTATTAGTTAGATCATAACCAACGTGCAACACCCCAATCCCAACATTATTCCCAGCTTCAAGTGCCTTCATCCTTGATCTGCTTAGCTCCCTGGCAACACACTCACTTACATGAAGCTCCTCACTGCTCAAGAAACACCCTTTTCCGCTGCAACACATAGATTATGTAAacattcttattcttcttctcttcttccttttattCAACATTGTCTTGTTAGCTGTACCAAATATAACCTATGCATGGAATGAGTGTACACCATACAAAGGATGCAGATAACCCAAGTCAGAAAGTTTAACAGTCTCAGTAGTCCTTTGGGGTTTAGGACCTACGTTTGGCTATTTCGGTCCTCCAATCTTGTACAAGACTTAAATGTAATACTGATAATTTcttgatttttcattttaaaacagaGGGCTCTTCATGAACATAACCAAGTGCTTTACATAGAAGTTTGATTTTTATTACATTAAGGACTCACATCCCACCATTTATTACATCAATTGCTCATATCAAAGTTTGATCTTATTCAATTTGATCTTTTTTGATTGATTTCGTCCATTTTATAGTTGATCTGGCTAAAGAATCCATGGGGTCAATACATTTCTTGAGAAGAGGATCATCGTGAGGGAGAAGACCCTGCATTTCATCTGAAGCAATGACAACAGTGTTCACACCCCTGACTAAGAGAATTTGGACAGCAATTCTTAAGAGATTCCTTGCTCCTTCAATGTCCCTTCTGTTCCATGCCTCATTTGCAGGAATGACAATGTGCTGCATTGTTGCTTGGTCTGGCAACACCACTTCAAACCCCTGCATGCAGAttgaataaattgaaaaaagaatgTTCATCATCTTTACGAGTcaaattcttgttttttttttttttttttttgtatcccTTCGGcttacaaataataaataaataaatgttagGATTTTTGTCTAAAATTATTGTTTGTGCGACAGGATGGAAGACAGATGATAAAGGATTAGAAAAAAGGGGTCCTCCCAGATTTCATTGTATTGCAGAATAGAAGAAGTTTTGCCGGAAGAAAGAGGATATATGTTTGATGTAACAATGGTGCTATTTTGTTAAGGAGTTGCACTGATCCCAGCCTTTCTATGTCCAAAACTAGATCCCACATCGATGAGAAGCAACCAAATTCTGCACTTTATAAGACCACAATGAGGTAGGACACATCGCCGGGCTTGGCAACGCGAGCCTGTGACCCATGTGGGGGCTTCAAAGTTATGGGACGCTGGCATATTCCATACGGATCGGGTTCTGGAGATTCCTTGCTGGACCGCCCATTCCAAGCCAAAAGTCTGAGGCTTGTGATTGGGGCGAAGGCCTCTTGGTCACATGCTTCCTAGAGGATGGGGGCAAAGCGTCAGGCTGGTTTCACAGAGCAGCGACAACCCCCCGCTCTTGGCGGTGGAAGGATAACGAACCAGTGTCTCTCGGGACCCAAAGAAGATCCGTTGGGTTTGATCCAGCTGGACCATCAATTTTTTAACTCAGTTTTAGCGAGTTCATGCCATTCAACCATTCTCCACTTTAGTATCAGTATTTATAGATCACATAACCAACGTGCAAAGCGTATATAATTTGCTAGAATGGTtggaaaagagaatgaaaagttAAGTTGGGATGGATACCTGAGTTTGCAGTTTTTCCTGATAAAAAGCAGCGACTGAAGTTGCATCTGTAGCAAGCACCCCAATCCGAACATTACTCCCAGCTTCAAGTGGCTTCATCTTTGCTTTGCTTAGCTCCCTGGCAACACACTCACCTATATGAAGGAAAGGCAAAGAACATCCCTTGGAAATCTCACCGTACCATGCATGTGACAGATGGCATGGCATGACTATGCAAGAAGCTCCTGACTGCTCAAGAAACACCCTTTTCTGCTGCAAATTTCCGACTATTGGGCCATGATTGAATTGGATTTGAGAGTTTCTGCTTGTAAATGAATGAAATGAGGTAAGAACAGGAAGCTCTTTGCTTAAACCTGGGTCGTTGCAGACAACGAAAGGTACACATTCTTGTCCATCTTTAGAACTCCATCGGACGAGCTTTTCCAAGAAAATTAGAGTAGAAAAAACAGATACTCCTCCAATGATTCCAACTGTATTTGGTTGGCTGAGCAGAGAATTTGGGGCCTGATATCTTTTTATAGCCATACCCGAGCCCAAAACCCTTTTGGAGTCGAGTGATTTACCACTTTCATCGGTTGGTTTGGTGGCAGAAGAAATTTGTGCAGCTGCGGATGGATTTGATCTTGTTCTGTACTgggttttattcttatttacaCCACCTAGAAGAACTCCTGGGCAATTTAACGTGTGGAAGGACATTTTCATGGCCACTGACTAACTACTTCTACAATCTGGTATTTCTTGGTATGTATTCTTCAGCCTTTGCCACTGAAGCTGTAAAATTTGAGTCCCTAAATATCTTTTGCTTGTGATCAAACCCATCGCTTGAATTCTTTGAGACTCTCCATCTAAATACCATGTAAATATTTCCACCTCTAACAGCAAGAATCTTCTATGTTGTGGCTTTCAATATACAGATCAGTATGAACCCTATATCACTCCTAAAAACCCCAAATATAGCAAAGAAGCAATAGATCTTGACCCAGTTTCTATTGCTATTCCTTACAAACACAAGTCTCACCTCATAAAACTAGCTCATGGTTAAGCTATTGAAAGATTTCAGAATCAAAACCCAGAAGAAACAGCGGAAACAGAATTTCTCAGGGGCATGGGGACGAAGGAAGGCAACCGAGCACATGATCCACCGACTTCTGAGTTCTGAGAGcatttatatatgcatatatctcATTGCATGTCCAGTCACGAGCAATTGCGAGGAATCTGAATAATTGTTATCGTGTCAGCTTTTGCCATTGCATCAAAGATAGTTTAAGATGTAATGTTAAAATATCGGGAATAAGacaatatttatcaaattatatGACTGTCAGATACAGTAAATATGGCACTGTGGAAAGACTCGGTAGAACACACACAGTCTAAGCCGGTAAAAAATGCCACTAAGAAGaacagagttttttttttttttttctaaataagtatattataaatatatttttcagttACAAGatacaagaataaaaaaagtgGGAGGTCTCAATAATCATTTCAAACCAGCTAAtataaaacaagaagaagaagaagaagaaaaaaagaatttagaGCCAATGATTTAGCCCCCGCCAATTTTTCATAAAGGGGAGCAGCTTGAAAGCAGTCTTGGTACAATCCGATATATTAACACAGAGCTTGattataaacaaaaagaatattaacacagaattcttgtttttttttttttatgggttcaGAATTGCTTACAGCAGACCAGAATGAAAGAACTTTTGTTATGATCATAAGCAGCAAAACGTcttattaattaatgaatttgAACAATTCCAGATGTTTCGTCCTTGTCAGCAGAGAGACGTGAGTCACCAAAACTTTGAAACGAAAGCATTTGATTCAGCAGAATACGAGGAGTTTTCAGGTACACATATGTTCTGAAGTCTTTCTCAGTCCGTTTCTAGTTTGCTAGACTTAACAAATATCAGATAGTTATCCCCATAACACCCCAAATTTCTGCACATACTTATCCAAACTTGATATGTCATTAAGCTCAAATAAGCTTGAAGTAGAACCACTCTCGTTCTTTGTCTTGATATTAGGGTGACTTTGAGGCGCTAGAATCTTCTAATTAAtgggtttttttcttcttgaaaatgATGCCTCTTTGAATTAAGCAAAGAAATAATTAAGATGTTATCATTTGTCCAACCTTGATATTCCAGTCTTACATGTCATTATTCTACCAAATAAATATGTCATACtgatctgatatatatatatatatatatgtatgtacagcTTGCGTGGAAGATAAACTGTGGAAGATAAACTGAAGGGATTAACGTGGCAGTTAGTGTGGATTAGGTCATGCTTAATCAAATCTTAATTCAACTAGTATTGCATCTGTTTTTTATGCATGGAAAAATTAatagttatttaattatatttataagattatcacttattttaaaaattaattattaaatctatttttttaaacagtttgaaaaaactttttgttgattttacCTAAAGactctcatttttttcttttccctccgcCTTCTCTTTCTGTGCGAGAGAGACGCAGCTTCTTACTCCCCCTCTTTCTGTGAGAGAGACCCGCATCTTCTTGTCAtgataaagaaagaggaaataAGTCCACTTTTCAGATGTTGAAAGGTAagttttatctttgtttttgAATGTAGGCCTATTATAATTAGCACCGTCTTATCTTTTGGCACAATTTTAGATATGAACGAATAAATAAACAGATGTTGCAACCCAACAAAAAAACCTGGTCCCATGTCATTATCAGACATCAGCTAGTCTGGCTTTACTGAAATCTAAGATTTGTTCATGTGCTCCTAAGATTTTGAACCACGAACAAAGTATCTTCTGCTCATTTGGAGCCCTTAAAGATCTGCCATTATTCCAGTAAGAAAGGGTAACCATAGTGgggactcttttttttttttttttctttttttctttttttggagtTATAAAGTGGCTTAAGTCACTTTATGAGTCTAGATGACTAGCCCTTAATGATTAGTCTGGGTTATACTTAGATGGACTATTTACATAGCCCATCCTTTCTTTAGATGAGATGTTTGTCAAGCTTGTAA
This is a stretch of genomic DNA from Carya illinoinensis cultivar Pawnee chromosome 3, C.illinoinensisPawnee_v1, whole genome shotgun sequence. It encodes these proteins:
- the LOC122305114 gene encoding broad specificity amino-acid racemase RacX-like isoform X1; the protein is MKMSFHTLNCPGVLLGGVNKNKTQYRTRSNPSAAAQISSATKPTDESGKSLDSKRVLGSGMAIKRYQAPNSLLSQPNTVGIIGGVSVFSTLIFLEKLVRWSSKDGQECVPFVVCNDPGLSKELPVLTSFHSFTSRNSQIQFNHGPIVGNLQQKRVFLEQSGASCIVMPCHLSHAWYGEISKGCSLPFLHIGECVARELSKAKMKPLEAGSNVRIGVLATDATSVAAFYQEKLQTQGFEVVLPDQATMQHIVIPANEAWNRRDIEGARNLLRIAVQILLVRGVNTVVIASDEMQGLLPHDDPLLKKCIDPMDSLARSTIKWTKSIKKDQIE
- the LOC122305114 gene encoding uncharacterized protein LOC122305114 isoform X2 — its product is MKMSFHTLNCPGVLLGGVNKNKTQYRTRSNPSAAAQISSATKPTDESGKSLDSKRVLGSGMAIKRYQAPNSLLSQPNTVGIIGGVSVFSTLIFLEKLVRWSSKDGQECVPFVVCNDPGLSKELPVLTSFHSFTSRNSQIQFNHGPIVGNLQQKRVFLEQSGASCIVMPCHLSHAWYGEISKGCSLPFLHIGECVARELSKAKMKPLEAGSNVRIGVLATDATSVAAFYQEKLQTQLDQTQRIFFGSRETLVRYPSTAKSGGLSLLCETSLTLCPHPLGSM